A region of Vigna radiata var. radiata cultivar VC1973A chromosome 6, Vradiata_ver6, whole genome shotgun sequence DNA encodes the following proteins:
- the LOC106763441 gene encoding uncharacterized protein LOC106763441, whose translation MLHCKDAATPMATNCYLDLDEAGKNVDQKLYRGMIGSLLYLTTSRPDIMHSVCLCVRFQSAPKESHLIAVKRILKYLKGTKGLGLWYPNGTNIFLNGYSDSDF comes from the coding sequence ATGCTGCACTGCAAAGATGCTGCAACTCCCATGGCAACAAATTGTTATTTGGATCTTGATGAGGCTGGGAAAAATGTTGATCAAAAATTGTATCGAGGTATGATTGGATCACTTCTTTATCTTACTACTAGTAGGCCTGACATAATGCACAGTGTCTGTCTCTGTGTTAGATTTCAATCTGcacctaaagaatcacatcttATAgctgttaaaagaattttaaagtaccTTAAAGGTACCAAAGGCCTTGGACTGTGGTATCCAAATGgcacaaacatttttctaaatggCTATAGTGATTCTGATTTTTGA